A DNA window from Kitasatospora atroaurantiaca contains the following coding sequences:
- a CDS encoding DUF1963 domain-containing protein, which translates to MGLTVPPAPLEIAEHFPELVPHARRTTLLYPRAGAPVREESSLGGPLLWPADESWPTCAAPDHYNPARGCAVVGPEAVAMVPVLQLLARDVPALAFPPGTDLLQVLWCPLIHSEHDQWSPVPVLFWRSDTETAARPLLDKVPRPYEFDDEYVPRPCVVHPAEAIEYPNWDMPELLSDRVGEWSDEMEESCGISYYDAFTTNQSKVGGYPGWTQPPRWPDCTCGRRMEHLLTISASESCGRWLPVEERIRPGSGWEHSPDPAKEEDSHGMCMGDMGGVYVFICRTCPDLPTVHRYDC; encoded by the coding sequence ATGGGCCTTACCGTTCCACCGGCTCCACTCGAGATCGCGGAGCACTTCCCAGAGCTCGTCCCGCACGCGCGGCGCACCACCCTGCTCTACCCGCGTGCCGGTGCCCCCGTTCGGGAGGAGAGCTCGCTCGGCGGACCGCTGCTGTGGCCGGCGGACGAGTCGTGGCCGACGTGCGCCGCGCCTGATCACTACAACCCTGCCCGCGGCTGTGCGGTGGTCGGCCCGGAGGCTGTTGCCATGGTGCCCGTGCTGCAGCTACTCGCTCGTGACGTCCCGGCACTCGCCTTCCCGCCGGGTACCGATCTGCTCCAGGTGCTCTGGTGCCCGCTGATCCATTCCGAGCACGACCAGTGGTCGCCGGTACCGGTGCTGTTCTGGCGGTCCGACACCGAGACAGCCGCCCGGCCGCTGCTGGACAAGGTGCCTCGGCCGTACGAGTTCGACGATGAGTACGTGCCCAGGCCTTGTGTCGTGCACCCCGCCGAGGCGATCGAGTACCCGAACTGGGACATGCCCGAATTGCTCTCGGATCGGGTCGGTGAGTGGAGCGACGAGATGGAGGAATCCTGCGGCATCTCCTACTACGACGCTTTCACCACCAACCAGAGCAAGGTCGGCGGTTACCCGGGCTGGACGCAGCCACCGCGATGGCCTGACTGCACCTGCGGTCGGCGGATGGAGCATCTGCTGACCATCTCGGCGAGCGAATCATGCGGCCGCTGGCTCCCCGTCGAGGAACGCATCCGCCCGGGCTCCGGCTGGGAGCACTCCCCCGACCCCGCGAAGGAGGAGGACAGCCACGGGATGTGCATGGGCGACATGGGAGGCGTCTACGTCTTCATCTGCCGCACCTGCCCGGACCTGCCCACCGTCCACCGGTACGACTGCTGA
- a CDS encoding recombinase family protein has product MAISPTTSGDVPATSDGASGGLASWIRESGGLDQAMTRELSGLRFAFYGRVSTEDQQDPATSRAWQLLRAESLVSGHGRVVTEFFDVGHSRSLPWARWPEAAALLAALTDPDRGFDAIVIGSSERAFHGNQFTVIAPLFEHYGVAVLIPELGGAADPAIAGHEELMVLLGILAKREVTRARIRVRSAMTVQARDQGRYLGGRPPYGYRLVDAGPHPNRAWALRGVRIRRLDVDPECGPIVRWIFIQRLGGHSIARIARALNDTAIPGPSAADRDRTLTGAASGGM; this is encoded by the coding sequence GTGGCGATCAGCCCTACAACGAGCGGAGATGTGCCCGCCACTTCGGATGGCGCGTCAGGCGGTCTGGCTTCGTGGATCCGCGAGAGCGGCGGGTTGGACCAGGCGATGACACGCGAATTGAGTGGGCTGCGGTTCGCGTTCTACGGCCGGGTCTCCACCGAGGACCAGCAGGACCCCGCCACCTCGCGTGCCTGGCAGCTGCTACGCGCCGAGTCCCTGGTCTCCGGCCACGGCCGGGTTGTCACGGAGTTCTTCGATGTCGGCCACAGCCGCTCCCTGCCCTGGGCCCGCTGGCCCGAGGCCGCCGCGCTCCTCGCAGCCCTCACCGATCCGGACCGGGGTTTCGACGCCATCGTCATCGGCTCCAGCGAACGCGCCTTCCACGGCAACCAGTTCACTGTCATAGCCCCGCTGTTCGAGCACTACGGGGTTGCCGTGTTGATCCCGGAACTGGGCGGCGCGGCCGATCCGGCGATCGCCGGCCACGAGGAACTGATGGTCCTGCTGGGCATCCTCGCCAAGCGCGAGGTCACTCGCGCTCGGATACGGGTCCGCTCCGCCATGACGGTTCAGGCACGCGACCAGGGTCGCTATCTGGGGGGACGGCCACCGTACGGGTATCGGCTGGTCGACGCGGGGCCCCACCCGAACCGGGCATGGGCTCTGCGTGGGGTGCGCATCCGGCGTCTGGATGTCGACCCGGAGTGCGGGCCGATCGTGAGGTGGATCTTCATTCAGCGCCTGGGAGGCCACAGCATCGCCCGGATCGCCAGGGCCCTCAACGACACGGCCATCCCGGGCCCTTCGGCTGCCGATCGCGACCGCACCCTCACCGGAGCGGCGAGCGGTGGAATGTGA
- a CDS encoding recombinase zinc beta ribbon domain-containing protein gives MLANPRYAGRQVWNRQRTDHELINPDNTTLGTRDVMRWNRPEDWAISSHQEHPALVTEADFVAIQHIRAARETAPGRTYQLAGILRCGLCGRRMDSHWAHERPRYRCRHGHTSATADRGRPRNAYLREDRVLAHLPALLLRLAIGSHDPDATPASPGSGQVASASGAVEQLRASALTLTYDPVGRTLTADTEQAERILIG, from the coding sequence GTGCTGGCAAACCCCCGTTACGCCGGCCGTCAGGTCTGGAATCGCCAGCGCACCGACCATGAGCTGATCAACCCGGACAACACCACCCTCGGCACCCGGGACGTCATGCGCTGGAACAGGCCCGAGGACTGGGCCATCTCCAGCCACCAGGAACACCCCGCGCTGGTGACCGAGGCCGACTTCGTCGCCATCCAGCACATCCGCGCCGCCCGCGAGACCGCGCCGGGCCGCACCTACCAACTGGCCGGAATCCTGCGTTGCGGTCTGTGCGGTCGGCGTATGGACTCCCACTGGGCGCATGAGCGCCCCCGCTACCGCTGCCGGCATGGTCACACCAGTGCCACCGCCGATCGAGGCCGACCACGCAATGCCTACCTTCGCGAGGACCGGGTCCTGGCCCACCTGCCCGCTCTTCTCCTCCGGCTCGCGATTGGCTCCCACGACCCGGACGCGACGCCCGCATCGCCGGGCAGCGGCCAGGTGGCTTCTGCCTCCGGCGCCGTCGAGCAGCTACGCGCCAGCGCCCTCACGCTGACCTACGACCCGGTGGGCAGGACCCTGACCGCCGACACCGAACAAGCAGAAAGGATTCTGATCGGCTGA
- a CDS encoding DEAD/DEAH box helicase, whose amino-acid sequence MARVTVKVPRQRALPPLAPPEAVSWTTGLFDGGWAAVFLPEEVARHGRLFLWRPAGAQAAAASRPAVGVDARSVELVLPHGRSVRRRAVPGFAVEVAVALPALLTADPGHRHPSVGAWAGAARFALALLGDGRLYPGLSSEGYDTWRAGPYEAGHRRALDELVASFPPHAHCLPQPGPAPLRIAEPAPMLRAFCDAVADTLARTPAAPLAVGELPYVWREVRPLPQLRSWAEELEASLAADVSVSLRVDPPEGRRKQFRAVLQLHTAQDPALVVEAGQAWADPSAAQRLLGPRAETEMLLALRRGARAWEPLGRLLRDAAPDQLRLTDDEALELLGDATDTLGAVGIAVHWPRELVKALTAQAVIGQHTAPGSTVGGLLDADSLLEFSWQISLGGEELTEAEMDALAEARRPLIRLRDQWVVADPRLVARAKRRRMEPLSPMDALTAALTGEVEHEGEPVPCAAVGALGELVARIRDPESRAPVAQPPALRATLRDYQRRGLAWLAQMCEIGLGGCLADDMGLGKTITLLALHLHRQADPGTAGPTLVVCPASLLGNWQREAEKFAPGTPVRRYYGGGRHLEDLAGGEIVLVTYGVLRRDRERLAAADWSLVAADEAQHVKNPYSTTARQLRALPTRARVALTGTPVENNLSELWALLDWTTPGLLGSLPAFRERHARPVESGEDAGAAERLSRLVRPFLLRRKKTDPGIAPELPAKTETERIVQLSTEQASLYEAMVRETMERIRESEGIARRGLVLKLLTGLKQICNHPAQYLRQAGPLNGRSGKLDILDELLDTILAEGESVLVFTQYTQMAMLIERHLTDRGMTPLYLHGGTPVARREEMVAAFQAGENPVFLLSLKAAGTGLNLTRATHVVHYDRWWNPAVEDQATDRAYRIGQDRPVQVHKLVAEGTVEDKVARLLEGKRALAEAVVGSDEVALTELGDDDLAELVTLRRQP is encoded by the coding sequence ATGGCCCGAGTGACAGTCAAGGTGCCGAGGCAACGAGCCCTGCCGCCGCTGGCACCTCCGGAGGCTGTCTCGTGGACTACAGGGCTGTTCGATGGTGGTTGGGCCGCCGTCTTCCTGCCCGAGGAAGTGGCCCGTCATGGACGGTTGTTCCTGTGGCGGCCCGCCGGCGCCCAGGCCGCTGCGGCGTCGCGGCCCGCGGTCGGCGTCGACGCACGCTCGGTCGAGCTGGTACTGCCGCATGGGCGTTCGGTGCGCCGCCGTGCCGTCCCGGGCTTCGCGGTCGAGGTCGCCGTGGCGCTGCCCGCGCTGCTGACCGCCGACCCCGGTCACCGTCACCCCTCCGTCGGCGCGTGGGCGGGCGCCGCGCGTTTCGCCCTGGCACTGCTCGGCGATGGCCGCCTCTATCCGGGGCTCAGCTCCGAGGGGTACGACACGTGGCGGGCCGGACCGTATGAGGCCGGGCACCGCCGGGCCCTAGACGAGTTGGTCGCATCCTTCCCCCCGCACGCCCACTGTCTGCCGCAGCCGGGGCCCGCGCCGCTGCGCATCGCCGAGCCGGCCCCGATGCTGCGGGCATTCTGCGACGCGGTGGCCGACACGCTGGCCCGCACGCCTGCCGCGCCGCTCGCGGTCGGTGAACTCCCCTATGTCTGGCGGGAAGTCCGCCCGCTGCCCCAACTGCGCTCCTGGGCCGAGGAGCTGGAGGCCTCGCTCGCCGCCGATGTCTCTGTGTCGCTCCGGGTGGACCCACCCGAGGGCCGCCGAAAGCAGTTCCGTGCCGTGCTCCAGCTCCACACCGCACAGGACCCCGCCCTGGTGGTCGAAGCGGGCCAGGCATGGGCCGATCCTTCGGCGGCCCAGCGGCTGCTCGGCCCGCGCGCCGAGACCGAGATGCTGCTGGCGCTGCGGCGCGGCGCCCGCGCCTGGGAGCCGCTGGGCCGGCTGCTCCGGGACGCCGCTCCCGACCAGTTGCGGTTGACCGACGACGAGGCGCTTGAGCTGCTGGGCGATGCCACCGACACGCTGGGCGCGGTCGGCATCGCCGTGCACTGGCCGCGCGAGCTGGTGAAGGCACTCACCGCGCAGGCGGTGATCGGGCAGCACACCGCCCCGGGCAGCACGGTCGGCGGTCTGCTCGACGCGGACTCGCTGCTCGAGTTCAGCTGGCAGATCTCGCTGGGTGGCGAGGAGTTGACCGAGGCCGAGATGGACGCCCTGGCCGAGGCGCGCCGTCCGCTGATCCGGCTGCGCGACCAGTGGGTGGTCGCCGATCCGCGCCTGGTGGCCCGCGCGAAGCGCCGGCGGATGGAACCGCTCAGCCCGATGGATGCGCTCACCGCCGCCCTGACCGGGGAAGTCGAGCACGAGGGCGAGCCCGTTCCCTGCGCGGCGGTCGGCGCGCTGGGCGAGCTGGTGGCCCGAATCCGCGACCCCGAGTCCAGGGCGCCGGTCGCGCAGCCACCCGCACTCAGGGCCACGTTGCGCGACTACCAGCGCCGGGGTCTGGCCTGGCTTGCGCAGATGTGCGAGATCGGGCTGGGCGGCTGCCTCGCCGATGACATGGGGCTCGGCAAGACCATCACCCTCCTCGCCCTGCACCTGCACCGCCAGGCCGACCCGGGGACGGCCGGACCTACCCTGGTGGTCTGCCCGGCCTCCCTGCTCGGCAACTGGCAACGCGAGGCCGAGAAGTTCGCACCCGGCACCCCCGTGCGCCGGTACTACGGCGGCGGACGGCACCTGGAGGACCTGGCCGGCGGCGAGATCGTGCTGGTGACGTACGGGGTGCTGCGCCGGGACCGGGAACGGCTGGCCGCGGCCGACTGGTCCCTGGTCGCCGCCGACGAGGCCCAGCACGTCAAGAACCCCTACAGCACCACCGCCCGCCAACTGCGCGCCCTGCCGACCAGAGCCCGCGTCGCGCTCACCGGTACCCCGGTCGAGAACAACCTCTCCGAGCTGTGGGCGCTGCTGGACTGGACCACGCCGGGGCTGCTCGGCTCGCTGCCGGCTTTCCGCGAACGCCACGCACGGCCGGTGGAGTCCGGCGAGGACGCAGGAGCAGCTGAGCGGCTCTCCCGCCTGGTGCGGCCCTTCCTGCTGCGCCGCAAGAAGACCGACCCCGGCATCGCCCCCGAGCTGCCGGCGAAGACCGAGACCGAGCGGATCGTCCAGCTCAGCACCGAACAGGCCTCGCTGTACGAGGCCATGGTGCGCGAGACCATGGAGCGCATCCGCGAGAGCGAAGGCATCGCGCGCCGCGGCCTGGTGCTCAAGCTGCTCACCGGACTAAAGCAGATCTGCAACCATCCCGCGCAGTACCTGCGCCAGGCCGGACCGCTCAACGGGCGCTCCGGCAAGCTGGACATCCTCGACGAACTGCTCGACACGATCCTCGCCGAGGGCGAGTCGGTACTGGTCTTCACCCAGTACACGCAGATGGCGATGCTGATCGAACGCCACCTGACGGACCGCGGGATGACGCCGCTGTACCTGCACGGCGGTACCCCGGTGGCCCGGCGCGAGGAGATGGTGGCCGCGTTCCAGGCCGGCGAGAACCCGGTCTTCCTGCTGTCGCTCAAGGCGGCCGGTACCGGGCTCAACCTCACCCGCGCGACCCATGTGGTGCACTACGACCGCTGGTGGAACCCGGCGGTCGAGGACCAGGCCACCGACCGCGCCTACCGGATCGGACAGGACCGTCCGGTGCAGGTCCACAAGCTGGTTGCCGAGGGCACCGTGGAGGACAAGGTGGCCCGGCTGCTGGAGGGCAAGCGCGCTCTGGCCGAGGCCGTGGTCGGCTCCGACGAGGTGGCGCTGACCGAGCTCGGCGACGATGACCTGGCCGAACTGGTGACCTTGAGGAGGCAGCCATGA